One window of the bacterium genome contains the following:
- a CDS encoding mechanosensitive ion channel has product MAIAASGAKSSDHDTADPLALDAIESRLAEVRAEREATTATGEIRESLLALETLLLEEKELAERLSDASQAEAPSAFAEAAPSIGTLAALHLERVALREEASLGEAALAEAERERSLATEEAEALERQLGTLRERISSESGASEAKEIRLARLAIRLARERVHERTLTLRSLRANRPQPARLEAIDSRIAEVTASLRRGEAVEQGTERSTVALETALVRERELRARELAGLALRIEAVESRFASGGGSDASLLSAADALRAARDGLQGALEVLDARLERLRDRPTLLAPWERMLRGALSSDEQDEALANVRSRLAVIAQTASRLEVRIEARQRALDALDRRIEESTPSPVVAEALLVQRASARALQRAEVAAMSELEDERSLGQACLEALEGDQLDPARIARTALERGRAIWRYELATVQESPITLGALITALAMLWVGVFVSRRLSRFLAGAIARRLRIDAGAAHAIETLAFYLLVASFALFALRFVHFPLTAFTVAGGALAIGLGFGSQNVMNNFISGLILMLERPVRARDTVEIDGTYGSIEQIGARSTRIRANDGRQLIVPNSFFLESNVVNWTLSDDLIRTKVVVGVAYGSPTRLVADLISEVVRNEPDALEQPPPILLFDEFGNDALIFEIYFWVQARAPMRLSQVESRVRFAIDDAFREHGIVIAFPQRDVHLDAPRPLDVRLVPGEAESHEG; this is encoded by the coding sequence GTGGCGATCGCCGCGAGCGGCGCGAAGTCGTCGGACCACGACACGGCGGACCCGCTTGCCCTCGACGCGATCGAGTCACGGCTCGCCGAAGTCCGGGCGGAACGCGAGGCGACCACGGCCACAGGCGAGATCCGGGAATCCCTGCTCGCCCTCGAAACGCTGCTGTTGGAGGAGAAGGAGCTCGCCGAGCGTCTGAGCGACGCTTCGCAGGCCGAGGCGCCGTCCGCATTCGCCGAAGCGGCGCCGTCGATCGGCACGCTCGCCGCTCTCCATCTCGAGCGCGTCGCGCTTCGCGAGGAAGCCTCGCTCGGCGAGGCGGCGCTCGCCGAGGCCGAGCGAGAGCGATCGCTCGCGACCGAGGAGGCCGAGGCGCTCGAACGGCAGCTGGGGACGCTTCGCGAACGGATTTCCTCCGAGTCCGGCGCGAGCGAAGCGAAGGAGATCCGGCTCGCCCGGCTGGCGATCAGACTCGCCCGCGAACGCGTCCACGAGCGAACGCTCACGCTGAGGAGTCTGCGCGCGAACCGCCCGCAGCCGGCGCGGCTCGAGGCGATCGACTCACGGATCGCCGAAGTGACCGCTTCGCTTCGGCGTGGGGAGGCGGTCGAGCAGGGGACGGAACGGAGCACCGTGGCGCTCGAGACGGCGCTCGTGCGCGAGCGGGAGCTTCGTGCCCGAGAGCTCGCTGGTCTCGCGCTCCGGATCGAGGCCGTCGAGTCGCGATTCGCGTCCGGTGGCGGGAGCGACGCTTCGCTCCTCTCGGCAGCGGACGCACTTCGCGCAGCCCGGGACGGCCTGCAGGGCGCGCTCGAGGTGCTCGACGCGCGCCTCGAGCGGCTTCGAGACCGCCCGACGCTCCTCGCGCCGTGGGAGCGGATGCTGCGGGGTGCGCTCTCGAGCGACGAGCAGGACGAGGCACTCGCGAACGTGCGGTCCCGCCTCGCGGTGATCGCCCAGACCGCGAGTCGCCTCGAGGTCCGGATCGAGGCTCGGCAGCGGGCGCTCGACGCGCTCGACCGGCGGATCGAGGAGAGCACGCCTTCGCCCGTCGTCGCCGAGGCGCTCCTCGTCCAGCGCGCGAGCGCGCGTGCGCTGCAGCGCGCCGAGGTCGCAGCGATGTCCGAACTCGAGGACGAGCGTTCGCTGGGCCAGGCGTGCCTCGAGGCGCTCGAAGGCGATCAGCTCGATCCGGCGCGGATTGCGCGAACGGCGCTCGAGCGTGGACGGGCGATCTGGCGCTACGAGCTGGCGACCGTCCAGGAGAGTCCCATCACGCTCGGCGCGCTGATCACCGCGCTGGCGATGCTGTGGGTCGGAGTCTTCGTCTCGCGCCGGTTGTCGCGCTTCCTGGCGGGCGCGATCGCCCGCCGCCTGCGGATCGATGCCGGTGCGGCGCACGCGATCGAGACGCTCGCGTTCTATCTCCTGGTCGCGAGCTTCGCGCTCTTCGCCCTCCGCTTCGTCCACTTTCCGCTGACCGCCTTCACGGTCGCCGGCGGTGCGCTCGCGATCGGTCTCGGCTTCGGCAGCCAGAACGTGATGAACAACTTCATCAGCGGGCTCATCCTGATGCTCGAGCGCCCGGTCCGCGCGCGCGACACGGTCGAGATCGACGGAACCTACGGCTCGATCGAGCAGATCGGCGCGCGAAGCACCCGGATCCGTGCGAACGACGGTCGGCAGCTGATCGTCCCGAACAGCTTCTTCCTCGAATCGAACGTGGTGAACTGGACGCTGTCGGACGACCTGATCCGAACGAAGGTCGTCGTCGGCGTGGCCTACGGTTCGCCCACGCGCCTCGTCGCGGACCTGATCTCGGAGGTGGTCCGGAACGAGCCTGACGCGCTCGAGCAGCCGCCGCCGATCCTCCTCTTCGACGAGTTCGGCAACGACGCGCTCATCTTCGAGATCTATTTCTGGGTACAGGCGCGGGCGCCGATGCGCCTCAGCCAGGTCGAGAGTCGCGTGCGTTTCGCGATCGACGACGCCTTCCGGGAGCACGGGATCGTCATTGCGTTCCCGCAGCGCGACGTCCACCTGGATGCGCCGCGGCCGCTCGACGTCCGCCTCGTGCCGGGCGAGGCGGAGTCACACGAGGGGTAG
- a CDS encoding circularly permuted type 2 ATP-grasp protein, which yields MARDLSDAPLFGGYTPLVDTWDEFFTPDGTPHPHAGTVVEQLERLGRREFRARQRLADATFLRGGITFSVYSDRRGAERIFPFDLIPRVIDAAAWERVERGLTQRVQALNAFLADVYDEQRILAEGVVPADFVLGAKGYLKEMRGVRAPGGVRVAIAGIDLIQGPDGEYVVLEDNARTPSGVSYVLENRAVMKKVFPGVFADSNVQSVEEYPLRLVESLGSLGPDGADHESIAVLTPGVFNSAYFEHSFLARRMGVPLVEGRDLFVDDDHVYAKTTLGPRRIDVLYRRLDDPFLDPEAFRKDSLLGVPGLVRAYAKGNVALANAIGNGVADDKGIYPFVPDMIRFYLSEEPILRQVETYVCAREEDRRYVQENLSSLVVKSVNEAGGYGMLIGPQASRRELAEFRAKIDADPRNYIAQPRIELSTCPTWTRKGIAPRRVDLRPYVLTGANGTWVLPGGLTRVALVEGSYVVNSSQGGGSKDTWVLRGADARPPEGEEAR from the coding sequence ATGGCCCGAGACCTCTCGGACGCCCCGCTCTTCGGGGGCTACACACCGCTCGTCGACACGTGGGACGAGTTCTTCACGCCCGACGGCACACCGCATCCACACGCCGGTACCGTGGTCGAGCAACTCGAACGCCTGGGTCGGCGCGAGTTCCGCGCACGGCAGCGCCTGGCCGACGCGACCTTCCTGCGCGGCGGTATCACGTTCTCGGTCTACTCGGATCGCCGCGGCGCCGAACGGATCTTCCCCTTCGACCTGATTCCGCGGGTGATCGACGCCGCGGCGTGGGAGCGCGTCGAGCGCGGCCTGACCCAGCGCGTCCAGGCCCTCAACGCCTTCCTGGCCGACGTGTACGACGAGCAGCGCATCCTCGCCGAGGGCGTCGTCCCCGCCGACTTCGTGCTCGGCGCGAAGGGCTATCTGAAGGAGATGCGGGGCGTGCGCGCACCCGGCGGCGTGCGCGTCGCGATCGCCGGGATCGACCTGATCCAGGGACCGGATGGGGAGTACGTCGTCCTCGAGGACAACGCCCGCACGCCCTCCGGCGTGTCGTACGTGCTCGAGAACCGCGCCGTCATGAAGAAGGTCTTCCCCGGCGTCTTCGCCGACTCGAACGTGCAGAGCGTCGAGGAGTACCCGCTCCGACTCGTCGAATCGCTGGGCTCGCTCGGGCCGGACGGAGCGGACCACGAGAGCATCGCCGTGCTCACGCCCGGCGTGTTCAATTCGGCCTACTTCGAGCACAGCTTCCTGGCCCGCCGGATGGGCGTGCCGCTCGTCGAGGGCCGTGACCTCTTCGTCGACGACGACCACGTGTACGCCAAGACCACCCTCGGGCCCCGTCGGATCGACGTCCTCTACCGTCGGCTCGACGATCCCTTCCTCGACCCGGAGGCCTTCCGCAAGGACAGCCTGCTCGGCGTCCCGGGACTCGTCCGTGCCTATGCGAAGGGGAACGTCGCGCTGGCGAACGCGATCGGGAACGGCGTGGCCGACGACAAGGGGATCTATCCCTTCGTGCCGGACATGATCCGCTTCTACCTGAGCGAGGAGCCGATCCTGCGACAGGTCGAGACCTACGTGTGCGCGAGGGAGGAGGACCGCCGCTACGTGCAGGAGAACCTCTCCTCCCTCGTCGTGAAGTCGGTCAACGAGGCGGGCGGCTACGGCATGCTGATCGGTCCGCAGGCGTCTCGACGCGAGCTCGCCGAGTTTCGGGCGAAGATCGACGCGGACCCGCGCAACTACATCGCGCAGCCCCGCATCGAGCTCTCCACCTGCCCGACCTGGACCCGCAAGGGGATCGCTCCTCGCCGCGTGGATCTCCGGCCCTACGTCCTGACGGGCGCCAACGGAACCTGGGTGCTGCCCGGCGGCCTGACCCGCGTCGCCCTGGTCGAAGGCAGCTACGTCGTGAACTCGAGCCAGGGCGGCGGCTCGAAGGACACGTGGGTGCTGCGCGGCGCGGACGCGCGCCCGCCCGAAGGGGAGGAGGCACGATGA
- a CDS encoding alpha-E domain-containing protein, with protein MISRVAESCFWLNRYVERVEVLARILGVNAAFQLDSGLDDEACWRPVVIVVGQEKDYLERVAPTLADGSEGEIVQDYLTWDDDNPSSLRSSLRLARENARTIRETISLEMWETLNDLWVWLGEREAWKLYQKDRAAFYLRLRNQCLLYHGVARNTMLHEDPFEFMRLGTALERMGQVARVLDIKHHGVAEVHHVEESAEEIAQWLAILRFCSGVEPFLKRHNAAPSGRAVAEFMLFDPAFARSVRHNVDQLCELLGLLAIDADEGVGVRALSLAHEIQRGLERATMDSVLEQGLHEVLTQLVEQSAELSDAIYRDFLDPVPVEAVIQAESPA; from the coding sequence ATGATCTCGCGGGTGGCGGAAAGCTGCTTCTGGCTCAACCGATACGTCGAGCGCGTCGAGGTCCTCGCGCGGATCCTCGGCGTGAACGCCGCGTTCCAGCTCGATTCCGGTCTCGACGACGAAGCGTGTTGGCGCCCCGTCGTGATCGTCGTCGGGCAGGAGAAGGACTATCTCGAGCGGGTCGCGCCAACGCTCGCGGACGGGTCCGAGGGCGAGATCGTCCAGGACTATCTCACGTGGGACGACGACAACCCGAGCTCCCTCCGGTCGTCGCTCCGCCTGGCGCGTGAGAACGCCCGGACCATTCGCGAGACGATCAGCCTCGAGATGTGGGAGACCCTGAACGATCTCTGGGTCTGGCTCGGGGAGCGCGAGGCGTGGAAGCTCTACCAGAAGGACCGGGCCGCGTTCTACCTGCGCCTGCGCAACCAGTGCCTCCTCTACCACGGCGTGGCGCGCAACACGATGCTCCACGAGGATCCCTTCGAGTTCATGCGGCTCGGGACGGCGCTCGAGCGAATGGGACAGGTCGCGCGGGTCCTCGACATCAAGCACCACGGCGTCGCGGAGGTGCACCACGTCGAGGAGTCGGCCGAGGAGATCGCGCAGTGGCTGGCGATCCTCCGGTTCTGCTCGGGCGTCGAGCCCTTCCTGAAGCGTCACAACGCGGCGCCGTCGGGTCGCGCGGTCGCGGAGTTCATGCTCTTCGACCCCGCCTTCGCGCGATCGGTCCGCCACAACGTCGATCAGCTCTGCGAGCTGCTCGGACTGCTCGCGATCGACGCCGACGAGGGGGTCGGGGTTCGCGCGCTCTCGCTCGCGCACGAGATCCAGCGGGGGCTCGAACGCGCGACGATGGATTCGGTGCTCGAGCAGGGGCTCCACGAGGTGCTGACGCAGCTCGTCGAACAGTCGGCGGAGCTCTCGGACGCGATCTACCGCGACTTCCTCGACCCGGTGCCGGTCGAGGCGGTGATTCAGGCCGAATCGCCGGCCTGA
- a CDS encoding transglutaminase family protein: MLSAYLLPPELPESQLRELTSFATALSERNDRDLVATLLDLNRTLFRDFEYVSGSTTHATTPFEVYESRRGVCQDFANLMICLARLLQVPARYRMGYVHTGADYVNTAQSDASHAWVETYVPQVGWQGLDPTNGVQIGLDHVRVACGRNYRDATPTSGTIYRGGGTETLAIDVRVERLDASALPDASALAQAGDSA; encoded by the coding sequence ATGCTGTCGGCCTATCTGCTCCCGCCGGAGCTCCCCGAATCGCAGCTGCGCGAGCTCACGTCCTTCGCCACCGCCCTGTCCGAGCGCAACGATCGGGACCTGGTGGCGACGCTGCTCGACCTGAACCGGACCCTCTTTCGCGACTTCGAGTACGTCAGCGGATCCACCACCCACGCGACGACGCCCTTCGAGGTCTACGAGTCACGGCGTGGCGTCTGCCAGGACTTCGCGAACCTGATGATCTGCCTCGCCCGCCTGCTCCAGGTCCCGGCGCGCTATCGCATGGGATACGTCCATACGGGCGCGGACTACGTGAACACCGCGCAGTCCGACGCGTCCCACGCCTGGGTCGAGACCTACGTGCCGCAGGTCGGCTGGCAGGGCCTGGATCCGACCAACGGCGTCCAGATCGGCCTCGATCACGTCCGCGTCGCATGCGGCCGGAACTACCGGGACGCGACCCCGACCTCGGGCACGATCTACCGCGGCGGCGGGACCGAGACCCTCGCGATCGACGTCCGCGTCGAACGCCTCGACGCCTCGGCCCTGCCGGACGCGAGCGCGCTCGCTCAGGCCGGCGATTCGGCCTGA
- a CDS encoding transglutaminase family protein translates to MAIRVALHHETRYRYDRPVRLGAQSIRLRPAVHARTPIHAYSLRIEPESHFLNWQQDPQGNFLARVVVPEPTTSFRVVVDLVAELAIRNPFDFFLEESAGHHPFDYEAALEKELAPFLEKEPAPPVLRRWLRGVPTAKRPTVDFLVDLNQRLEREIRYLIRMEPGVQSPEETLTTKSGSCRDSAWLLVQILRHLGLAARFTSGYLIQLTPDVRSLDGPSGTDHDFTDLHAWAEVYLPGAGWIGLDPTSGLLAGEGHIPVACSPFPGSAAPISGGLEPCEVEFEHAMHVERIAETPRVTKPYSDDAWEAVDALGRAVDARLDAGDVRLTMGGEPTFVSIDDMQGEEWNTEAIGPNKRALAEDLTRRLRSRFAPGALLHCGQGKWYPGEALPRWAFSVYWREDGVPLWRNEALLGDERAPRPPTLDQTEAFARQAAEELGIEPDFAVPAFEDPLVLLETEAGLPVGLDPSRADLDAPAERARLARTLSEGAQTPAAFVLPVQAWNARDQGRAWRSEAWPTRRGRLFLVSGDSPAGFRLPLDALPFLPESRYPHVMAADPTRHLAALPVPLRQRPTRGGRGGSPAPPPNGPSTAAGGSPVRTALVFESRDGHLNAFLPPVESGDDFVLLVAALERAAEKIDVPVRIEGYPPPPDARIEHFKITPDPGVIEVNVHPSASWTELVDRTQVLYEEARAARLGTEKFLLDGRHSGTGGGNHVVVGGPTPLDSPFLRRPDLLASLLGAWIDHPSLSYLFSGLFIGPTSQAPRVDEARHDALYELDIALAQLHAAAPAPPPWLVDRCLRNLLVDVTGNTHRAEICIDKLYSPDSSMGRLGLVEFRAFEMPPHARMSLVQQLLLRALIARFWEAPRPSPLTRWGTALHDRFMLPHFVWVDFLHVLEDLREHGFDFDPEWFRAHFEFRFPRFGSFRYDDVEVEVRQALEPWHVLGEEGTTGGTARFVDSSLERLQLRTTGLIGDRWVLACNGIRVPLHRTARQDEAVAGVRYRAWQPAHCLHPTIPVHSPLTFDLVDTWSGRAVAGARYHVGHPGGRNHERFPVNAFEAEGRRLARFESGGHTPGAMQPAPWEPDPEFPMTLDLRRVATGRGR, encoded by the coding sequence TTGGCCATCCGAGTCGCCCTCCATCACGAGACTCGCTACCGCTACGACCGACCGGTCCGACTCGGTGCCCAGAGCATCCGCCTGCGGCCGGCCGTGCACGCGCGCACGCCGATCCACGCCTACTCCCTTCGGATCGAGCCCGAGTCCCACTTCCTGAACTGGCAGCAGGATCCCCAGGGCAACTTCCTCGCGCGCGTCGTCGTGCCGGAGCCGACGACGTCCTTCCGCGTGGTGGTCGACCTCGTCGCCGAGCTCGCCATCCGGAACCCCTTCGACTTCTTCCTCGAGGAGAGCGCCGGGCACCACCCCTTCGACTACGAGGCGGCGCTCGAAAAGGAGCTCGCGCCCTTCCTCGAGAAGGAGCCCGCCCCGCCCGTCCTCCGCCGCTGGCTTCGGGGCGTGCCGACCGCGAAGCGACCGACCGTCGACTTCCTCGTGGACCTGAACCAGCGGCTGGAACGCGAGATCCGATACCTGATCCGCATGGAGCCGGGCGTCCAGAGCCCCGAAGAGACGCTCACGACGAAGAGCGGCTCCTGTCGCGACAGCGCCTGGCTGCTCGTCCAGATCCTGCGTCACCTCGGTCTCGCCGCCCGCTTCACGTCCGGATACCTCATCCAGCTGACGCCCGACGTGCGCTCGCTCGACGGCCCCTCCGGAACCGATCACGACTTCACCGACCTCCACGCCTGGGCCGAGGTCTACCTCCCGGGCGCCGGCTGGATCGGGCTCGATCCGACCTCCGGCCTGCTCGCCGGCGAGGGGCACATCCCCGTCGCCTGCAGCCCCTTTCCCGGCTCCGCCGCGCCGATCTCGGGCGGACTCGAGCCCTGCGAGGTCGAGTTCGAACACGCGATGCACGTCGAGCGGATCGCCGAGACGCCGCGGGTCACCAAGCCCTACTCGGACGACGCGTGGGAAGCCGTCGACGCCCTCGGGCGCGCCGTCGATGCACGCCTCGACGCAGGCGACGTCCGCCTCACGATGGGCGGAGAGCCCACCTTCGTCTCGATCGACGACATGCAGGGCGAAGAGTGGAACACCGAGGCCATCGGACCGAACAAGCGCGCGCTCGCCGAGGACCTGACGAGACGTCTCCGTTCGCGCTTCGCGCCCGGCGCGCTCCTCCACTGTGGCCAGGGCAAGTGGTACCCGGGTGAAGCGCTTCCGCGCTGGGCCTTCTCGGTCTACTGGCGCGAGGACGGCGTCCCGCTCTGGCGGAACGAAGCCCTGCTCGGCGACGAACGTGCTCCGCGCCCGCCGACCCTCGATCAGACCGAAGCCTTCGCGCGCCAGGCGGCGGAGGAGCTCGGGATCGAACCGGACTTCGCGGTCCCGGCTTTCGAGGATCCGCTCGTCCTCCTCGAGACCGAAGCGGGACTGCCGGTGGGTCTCGATCCGAGCCGGGCCGACCTCGATGCGCCGGCGGAGCGCGCGCGGCTCGCGCGCACGCTGTCCGAAGGGGCGCAGACCCCCGCGGCCTTCGTCCTCCCGGTGCAGGCCTGGAATGCCCGTGACCAGGGGCGGGCCTGGCGGAGCGAGGCGTGGCCGACGCGCCGAGGCCGACTCTTCCTCGTGAGCGGCGACTCGCCGGCGGGGTTCCGCCTGCCCCTCGACGCGCTGCCCTTCCTTCCGGAGAGCCGCTACCCGCACGTGATGGCCGCCGACCCCACCCGGCATCTCGCGGCGCTGCCGGTCCCGCTACGGCAGCGCCCGACGCGCGGCGGTCGCGGAGGGAGCCCGGCGCCCCCGCCGAACGGGCCTTCGACGGCGGCCGGCGGCAGTCCGGTCCGGACCGCCCTCGTCTTCGAGTCGCGAGACGGACACCTGAACGCCTTCCTGCCCCCGGTGGAGAGCGGCGACGACTTCGTCCTGCTCGTGGCGGCGCTCGAGCGGGCGGCGGAGAAGATCGACGTCCCCGTTCGGATCGAGGGCTATCCCCCGCCCCCCGACGCGCGCATCGAACACTTCAAGATCACGCCGGACCCCGGCGTGATCGAAGTGAACGTCCATCCGTCGGCGAGCTGGACGGAGCTGGTCGATCGCACCCAGGTCCTCTACGAGGAGGCGCGCGCGGCGCGGCTGGGAACCGAGAAGTTCCTGCTGGACGGACGCCACTCGGGAACCGGCGGCGGCAACCACGTGGTGGTCGGGGGCCCGACGCCCCTCGACAGCCCGTTCCTGCGGAGGCCCGACCTGCTGGCCAGCCTGCTCGGAGCCTGGATCGACCATCCTTCGCTCTCCTATCTCTTCTCGGGACTCTTCATCGGCCCGACCAGCCAGGCCCCGCGCGTCGACGAGGCCCGGCACGATGCGCTCTACGAGCTGGACATCGCGCTCGCCCAGCTGCATGCGGCGGCCCCCGCCCCGCCCCCCTGGCTGGTCGACCGGTGTCTGCGCAACCTGCTCGTCGACGTGACCGGCAACACCCACCGCGCCGAGATCTGCATCGACAAGCTCTACTCGCCCGACTCCTCGATGGGGCGCCTCGGCCTCGTGGAGTTCCGGGCCTTCGAGATGCCCCCGCACGCGCGGATGAGTCTGGTGCAGCAGCTCCTGCTGCGTGCGCTGATCGCGCGCTTCTGGGAAGCCCCGCGGCCCTCGCCGCTCACGCGATGGGGGACGGCCCTGCACGATCGCTTCATGCTCCCGCACTTCGTCTGGGTCGACTTCCTCCACGTCCTCGAGGACCTGCGCGAGCACGGCTTCGACTTCGACCCCGAGTGGTTCCGGGCGCATTTCGAGTTCCGGTTCCCGCGCTTCGGCTCGTTCCGCTACGACGACGTCGAAGTCGAGGTCCGGCAGGCGCTCGAGCCGTGGCACGTGCTCGGCGAAGAGGGCACGACCGGCGGTACCGCCCGCTTCGTCGACTCCTCCCTCGAGCGGCTCCAGCTGCGTACGACCGGCCTGATCGGCGACCGCTGGGTGCTCGCCTGCAACGGAATCCGGGTCCCGCTCCACCGGACGGCCCGGCAGGACGAAGCGGTCGCCGGCGTGCGCTACCGGGCGTGGCAGCCCGCCCACTGCCTGCATCCGACGATTCCCGTCCACTCCCCGCTCACCTTCGACCTCGTCGACACCTGGTCCGGACGTGCCGTGGCCGGCGCGCGCTATCACGTCGGTCATCCCGGCGGACGCAACCACGAACGCTTCCCGGTCAACGCATTCGAAGCCGAGGGTCGGCGACTCGCGCGCTTCGAGAGCGGCGGACACACCCCGGGCGCGATGCAACCCGCGCCGTGGGAGCCCGACCCGGAGTTTCCGATGACCCTCGATCTGCGCCGTGTCGCGACGGGACGGGGCCGATGA
- a CDS encoding DUF21 domain-containing protein, translating to MDFEALIPAEIAWAPFIWAGIGLCLIQSGLFSGLNLALLGLSRLQLEVEAKAGSAEAERILAIRSDSNFLLTTVLWGNVGVNCLLTLLSDSVLAGVGAFLFSTVGITIVGEIAPQAYFSRNAMKIGAALVPFIQLYQKILFPVAKPTAMVLDRWLGEEEVSYFRERELREVIRHHMEADDADLEKTEGRGVLNFLVLDDLPVREEGELVDPLSVLSLPVAVDLPVFPDFEAGPDDVFVTAVQASGRKWVIVTDSEGEPRLVLDADAFLRETMFAAEPPDPYQFCHRPLVITDVDTPLGTVMRRLTVEPQFKGDDVIDADVILVWGEERRIITGADLLGRLMRGIARRREASKAVTSGRVVAQDEEGTPPD from the coding sequence ATGGATTTCGAAGCCTTGATTCCTGCCGAGATCGCCTGGGCGCCCTTCATCTGGGCGGGCATCGGTCTCTGCCTCATCCAGTCGGGCCTCTTCTCGGGACTCAATCTCGCCCTGCTCGGTCTCAGTCGGCTACAGCTCGAGGTGGAAGCCAAGGCCGGGAGCGCGGAAGCCGAGCGGATCCTGGCGATCCGCTCCGACTCGAATTTCCTCCTGACGACCGTGCTCTGGGGCAACGTGGGCGTGAACTGTCTGCTGACGCTCCTCTCGGACAGCGTCCTCGCTGGCGTCGGGGCCTTCCTCTTCTCGACGGTCGGGATCACGATCGTCGGCGAGATCGCACCGCAGGCCTACTTCTCCCGGAACGCGATGAAGATCGGCGCGGCGCTCGTGCCCTTCATCCAGCTCTACCAGAAGATCCTCTTCCCGGTCGCGAAGCCGACGGCGATGGTGCTCGACCGGTGGCTCGGAGAAGAGGAAGTCTCGTATTTCCGGGAGCGCGAGCTCCGCGAGGTCATCCGGCACCACATGGAGGCCGACGACGCGGATCTCGAGAAGACCGAAGGACGCGGCGTCCTCAACTTCCTCGTCCTCGACGACCTGCCGGTCCGTGAGGAAGGCGAGCTGGTCGATCCGCTGAGCGTGCTCTCCCTGCCGGTCGCGGTCGATCTCCCGGTCTTCCCCGACTTCGAGGCGGGCCCGGACGACGTGTTCGTCACGGCGGTGCAGGCGAGCGGAAGGAAATGGGTGATCGTGACGGACAGCGAAGGAGAGCCGCGCCTGGTCCTCGACGCCGATGCCTTCTTGCGTGAGACGATGTTCGCCGCCGAGCCACCGGATCCGTACCAGTTCTGCCACCGCCCACTCGTGATCACCGACGTCGACACGCCACTCGGGACCGTCATGCGAAGGCTGACCGTCGAGCCTCAGTTCAAGGGCGACGACGTGATCGATGCCGACGTGATCCTCGTGTGGGGCGAAGAGCGGCGGATCATCACGGGCGCCGATCTCCTCGGTCGTCTCATGCGCGGGATCGCGCGGCGACGCGAGGCGTCGAAGGCCGTCACGTCGGGACGCGTCGTCGCCCAGGACGAGGAGGGGACGCCGCCCGACTGA